From the Lactococcus lactis genome, one window contains:
- the lacD gene encoding tagatose-bisphosphate aldolase: protein MVLTEQKRKSLEKLSDKNGFISALAFDQRGALKRLMAQYQDTEPTVAQMEELKVLVADELTKYASSMLLDPEYGLPATKALDKEAGLLLAYEKTGYDTSSTKRLPDCLDVWSAKRIKEQGADAVKFLLYYDVDSSDELNQQKQAYIERVGSECVAEDIPFFLEILAYDEEISDAGSVEYAKVKPRKVIEAMKVFSDPRFNIDVLKVEVPVNVKYVEGFADGEVVYSKAEAADFFKAQEEATNLPYIYLSAGVSAKLFQETLQFAHDSGAKFNGVLCGRATWAGSVEPYIKEGEKAAREWLRTTGFENIDELNKVLVKTASPWTDKV, encoded by the coding sequence ATGGTACTTACAGAACAGAAACGCAAATCTTTGGAAAAACTTTCAGATAAAAACGGTTTTATCTCAGCTTTGGCATTTGACCAACGTGGTGCTTTGAAACGTTTGATGGCACAGTATCAAGATACAGAACCAACTGTAGCTCAAATGGAAGAACTAAAGGTTTTGGTTGCTGATGAACTTACAAAATACGCTTCTTCAATGTTGCTTGACCCTGAATATGGACTTCCAGCAACAAAAGCATTGGATAAAGAAGCAGGTCTTCTTCTTGCCTATGAAAAAACAGGTTATGATACATCAAGTACAAAACGTTTGCCTGACTGCTTGGATGTTTGGTCTGCAAAGCGTATCAAAGAGCAAGGCGCTGATGCCGTTAAGTTCTTGCTTTACTATGATGTAGACAGCTCAGATGAACTTAACCAACAAAAACAAGCTTATATTGAACGTGTTGGTTCTGAATGTGTCGCTGAAGATATTCCTTTCTTCTTGGAAATCCTTGCTTATGATGAAGAAATCTCAGATGCAGGTTCCGTTGAATATGCAAAAGTGAAACCTCGCAAAGTTATTGAAGCGATGAAAGTTTTCTCTGATCCACGCTTTAACATTGATGTTCTTAAAGTAGAAGTACCAGTTAACGTTAAATATGTCGAAGGTTTTGCTGATGGTGAAGTGGTTTACAGTAAAGCTGAAGCTGCTGACTTCTTTAAAGCACAAGAAGAAGCGACTAACCTTCCATACATCTACCTAAGTGCAGGTGTATCTGCTAAATTGTTCCAAGAAACATTGCAATTTGCTCACGACTCAGGTGCCAAGTTTAATGGGGTGCTTTGTGGACGTGCTACTTGGGCAGGATCTGTAGAACCTTACATCAAAGAAGGTGAAAAAGCAGCACGTGAATGGTTGCGTACTACTGGATTCGAAAATATTGATGAACTTAACAAAGTTCTTGTTAAAACAGCTAGTCCATGGACTGATAAAGTATAG
- a CDS encoding PTS lactose/cellobiose transporter subunit IIA: protein MNREEMTLLGFEIVAYAGDARSKLLEALKAAENGDFAKADSLVVEAGSCIAEAHSSQTGMLAREASGEELPYSVTMMHGQDHLMTTILLKDVIHHLIELYKRGAK from the coding sequence GTGAACAGAGAAGAGATGACTCTCTTAGGGTTTGAAATTGTTGCTTATGCTGGAGATGCTCGCTCTAAGCTTTTAGAAGCGCTTAAAGCGGCTGAAAATGGTGATTTCGCTAAGGCAGATAGTCTTGTAGTAGAAGCAGGAAGCTGTATTGCAGAGGCTCACAGTTCTCAGACAGGTATGTTGGCTCGAGAAGCTTCTGGAGAGGAACTTCCATACAGTGTTACTATGATGCATGGTCAGGATCACTTGATGACTACGATCTTATTAAAAGATGTGATTCATCACCTCATCGAACTTTATAAAAGAGGAGCAAAGTAA
- a CDS encoding lactose-specific PTS transporter subunit EIIC, which produces MHKLIELIEKGKPFFEKISRNIYLRAIRDGFIAGMPVILFSSIFILIAYVPNAWGFHWSKDIETFLMTPYSYSMGILAFFVGGTTAKALTDSKNRDLPATNQINFLSTMLASMVGFLLMAAEPAKEGGFLTAFMGTKGLLTAFIAAFVTVNVYKVCVKNNVTIRMPEDVPPNISQVFKDLIPFTVSVVLLYGLELLVKGTLGVTVAESIGTLIAPLFSAADGYLGITLIFGAYAFFWFVGIHGPSIVEPAIAAITYANIDVNLHLIQAGQHADKVITSGTQMFIATMGGTGATLIVPFLFMWICKSDRNRAIGRASVVPTFFGVNEPILFGAPIVLNPIFFVPFIFTPIVNVWIFKFFVDTLNMNSFSANLPWVTPGPLGIVLGTNFQVLSFILAGLLVVVDTIIYYPFVKVYDEQILEEERSGKTNDALKEKVAANFNTAKADAVLGKAGVAKEDVAANNNITKETNVLVLCAGGGTSGLLANALNKAAAEYNVPVKAAAGGYGAHREMLPEFDLVILAPQVASNFDDMKAETDKLGIKLVKTEGAQYIKLTRDGKGALAFVQQQFD; this is translated from the coding sequence ATGCATAAACTCATTGAACTTATTGAGAAAGGGAAACCATTCTTTGAGAAAATCTCTCGAAACATCTATCTTCGTGCTATTCGTGATGGATTTATTGCTGGTATGCCAGTCATCCTTTTCTCATCTATCTTTATCCTTATTGCCTATGTCCCAAATGCTTGGGGATTCCACTGGTCAAAAGACATTGAGACCTTCTTGATGACTCCTTATAGCTATTCGATGGGTATCCTAGCATTCTTTGTTGGTGGTACTACCGCTAAAGCTTTGACGGACTCAAAGAACCGGGACCTACCTGCGACCAATCAGATTAACTTCTTATCTACGATGCTAGCGTCTATGGTAGGGTTCCTTTTGATGGCAGCTGAGCCTGCAAAAGAAGGAGGCTTCTTGACAGCCTTCATGGGAACAAAAGGCCTTTTGACAGCATTTATCGCAGCCTTTGTGACAGTTAATGTTTATAAAGTCTGTGTAAAAAATAATGTTACCATTCGTATGCCTGAAGATGTTCCACCAAATATCTCTCAAGTATTTAAGGACTTGATTCCGTTCACCGTCTCAGTTGTTCTCCTATATGGACTTGAACTCCTTGTTAAGGGAACTCTTGGTGTAACTGTTGCAGAATCAATCGGTACCCTTATTGCTCCTCTTTTCTCAGCTGCAGATGGTTACCTTGGAATTACACTTATCTTTGGTGCTTATGCCTTCTTCTGGTTTGTTGGTATTCACGGTCCTTCAATTGTCGAACCAGCAATCGCTGCTATCACTTATGCCAATATCGATGTCAACTTGCATCTTATCCAAGCTGGACAACATGCAGATAAAGTTATCACTTCTGGTACTCAAATGTTTATTGCTACCATGGGTGGAACAGGAGCTACATTGATTGTTCCATTCTTGTTCATGTGGATTTGTAAATCAGATCGTAACCGTGCCATCGGACGTGCCTCAGTTGTTCCAACATTCTTTGGGGTTAATGAGCCAATCTTATTTGGTGCACCAATCGTATTGAATCCGATTTTCTTTGTACCGTTCATTTTCACTCCGATTGTCAACGTTTGGATCTTTAAATTCTTTGTTGACACATTGAACATGAACTCATTCTCTGCCAACCTTCCATGGGTTACTCCTGGTCCGTTGGGAATTGTACTCGGTACTAACTTCCAAGTTCTATCATTTATCTTAGCCGGACTCTTGGTAGTTGTTGATACTATCATTTATTACCCATTTGTTAAGGTATATGATGAACAAATTCTTGAAGAAGAACGTTCTGGTAAAACAAACGATGCTCTTAAAGAAAAAGTAGCTGCAAACTTCAATACTGCTAAAGCAGATGCCGTTCTTGGAAAAGCAGGCGTTGCTAAAGAAGATGTAGCAGCAAACAATAATATCACAAAAGAAACTAATGTCCTTGTTCTTTGTGCAGGTGGAGGTACAAGTGGCTTGCTTGCCAATGCCTTGAACAAAGCAGCAGCAGAATACAATGTTCCAGTCAAGGCGGCAGCGGGTGGTTACGGTGCTCACCGTGAAATGTTGCCAGAGTTTGACTTGGTAATCTTGGCTCCACAGGTCGCTTCAAACTTCGATGATATGAAGGCTGAAACAGATAAATTGGGCATTAAACTTGTAAAAACTGAAGGAGCTCAATATATCAAATTGACACGTGACGGAAAAGGTGCTCTTGCATTTGTTCAACAACAGTTTGATTAA
- the lacG gene encoding 6-phospho-beta-galactosidase, translated as MTKTLPKDFIFGGATAAYQAEGATHTDGKGPVAWDKYLADNYWYTAEPASDFYHKYPVDLELAEEYGVNGIRISIAWSRIFPTGYGEVNEKGVEFYHKLFAECHKRHVEPFVTLHHFDTPEALHSNGDFLNRENIEHFIDYAAFCFEEFPEVNYWTTFNEIGPIGDGQYLVGKFPPGIKYDLAKVFQSHHNMMVSHARAVKLYKDKGYKGEIGVVHALPTKYPYDPENPADVRAAELEDIIHNKFILDATYLGHYSDKTMEGVNHILAENGGELDLRDEDFQALDAAKDLNDFLGINYYMSDWMQAFDGETEIIHNGKGEKGSSKYQIKGVGRRVAPDYVPRTDWDWIIYPEGLYDQIMRVKNDYPNYKKIYITENGLGYKDEFVDNTVYDDGRIDYVKQHLEVLSDAIADGANVKGYFIWSLMDVFSWSNGYEKRYGLFYVDFDTQERYPKKSAHWYKKLAETQVIE; from the coding sequence ATGACTAAAACACTTCCTAAAGATTTTATTTTTGGTGGTGCTACAGCTGCTTATCAAGCAGAAGGTGCAACTCACACAGATGGTAAGGGCCCAGTAGCATGGGATAAGTATCTTGCAGACAATTATTGGTATACAGCAGAACCTGCAAGTGATTTTTACCATAAATACCCAGTTGATTTAGAATTAGCTGAAGAATATGGTGTTAATGGTATTCGTATTTCTATTGCCTGGTCTCGTATTTTCCCAACGGGTTACGGTGAAGTAAATGAAAAAGGTGTTGAATTCTACCATAAACTATTTGCTGAATGCCACAAGCGTCATGTTGAACCATTTGTGACTTTGCATCATTTTGACACACCAGAAGCTCTTCATTCAAATGGAGATTTCTTAAACCGCGAAAATATAGAACACTTTATAGATTATGCCGCTTTCTGTTTTGAAGAGTTTCCAGAAGTAAACTACTGGACAACTTTCAATGAAATTGGCCCAATTGGTGATGGTCAATACTTGGTTGGTAAATTCCCTCCAGGCATTAAATATGATCTTGCCAAAGTCTTCCAATCACACCACAACATGATGGTCTCTCATGCACGTGCTGTAAAATTGTATAAGGATAAAGGTTATAAAGGTGAAATTGGTGTTGTTCATGCTTTACCAACTAAATACCCTTATGATCCGGAAAATCCAGCAGATGTTCGTGCTGCTGAACTTGAAGACATCATCCATAACAAATTTATCTTGGATGCAACCTATCTTGGGCACTATTCAGATAAAACAATGGAAGGTGTCAACCATATCCTAGCTGAGAATGGTGGAGAACTTGATCTTCGTGATGAAGACTTCCAAGCTCTTGACGCAGCTAAAGATTTGAATGATTTCCTTGGTATCAACTATTACATGAGTGATTGGATGCAAGCTTTTGATGGTGAGACTGAAATCATTCACAATGGTAAGGGTGAAAAAGGAAGCTCTAAGTACCAAATTAAGGGTGTTGGTCGTCGAGTAGCTCCTGACTATGTTCCGCGCACAGACTGGGATTGGATTATTTATCCTGAAGGCTTGTATGACCAAATCATGCGAGTGAAAAATGATTATCCGAATTACAAGAAGATTTACATCACTGAAAACGGTCTCGGATACAAAGATGAGTTTGTAGATAATACTGTTTATGATGATGGTCGTATTGATTACGTGAAGCAACACTTGGAAGTTTTATCAGACGCGATTGCGGATGGTGCAAATGTTAAAGGTTACTTCATTTGGTCACTTATGGACGTTTTCTCATGGTCAAATGGTTATGAAAAACGGTATGGATTGTTCTATGTAGACTTTGATACGCAAGAACGCTATCCTAAGAAATCAGCACATTGGTATAAGAAATTAGCAGAAACTCAAGTGATAGAGTAA
- a CDS encoding aldose 1-epimerase family protein — MTIELKNEYLTVQFKTLGGQLTSIKDKDGLEYLWQADPEYWNGQAPILFPICGSLRNDWAIYRPQERPFFTGLIRRHGFVRKEEFTLEEVNENSVTFSIKPNAEMLDNYLYQFELRVVYTLNGKSIRTEFQVTNLETEKTMPYFIGAHPAFNCPLVEGEKYEDYSLEFSEVESCSIPKSFPETGLLDLQDRTPFLENQKSLDLDYSLFSHDAITLDRLKSRSVTLRSRKSGKGLRVDFDDFPNLILWSTTNKSPFIALEPWSGLSTSLEEGNILEDKRQVTKVLPLDTSKKSYDITILN, encoded by the coding sequence GTGACTATCGAATTAAAAAACGAGTATCTTACGGTTCAGTTTAAAACACTTGGTGGCCAACTGACTTCGATTAAAGACAAAGATGGGTTAGAATATCTCTGGCAAGCTGATCCAGAGTATTGGAATGGACAGGCACCAATTCTATTTCCTATCTGTGGTAGTTTACGTAATGATTGGGCTATTTATAGACCTCAAGAAAGACCTTTTTTTACAGGTCTAATTCGTAGACATGGTTTTGTTCGAAAAGAAGAATTTACTCTTGAAGAAGTTAATGAAAATAGCGTGACTTTCAGTATTAAACCAAATGCTGAGATGCTTGATAATTACCTTTATCAGTTTGAACTAAGAGTTGTTTATACCTTAAATGGGAAATCCATTAGAACCGAGTTTCAGGTAACGAACTTGGAAACTGAAAAAACGATGCCTTACTTCATTGGAGCCCATCCAGCATTCAATTGTCCTTTAGTAGAAGGCGAAAAGTATGAGGACTATTCTCTTGAATTTAGTGAGGTTGAGTCTTGTTCGATACCAAAGAGTTTCCCTGAGACAGGGTTATTAGATTTACAAGATCGGACGCCATTTTTGGAAAACCAAAAGTCTCTTGATTTGGATTACTCACTTTTTTCTCATGACGCCATTACACTTGACCGACTGAAATCTCGCAGCGTGACACTTCGCTCGAGAAAGTCTGGTAAAGGTCTTCGAGTTGATTTTGATGATTTTCCAAACTTGATTCTGTGGTCTACAACCAATAAAAGTCCATTCATTGCCTTAGAACCTTGGAGTGGGCTTTCCACTTCACTTGAAGAAGGTAATATTTTAGAAGATAAACGACAGGTAACGAAAGTTTTACCTCTAGATACTTCTAAAAAGTCCTATGACATTACGATCCTTAATTAA
- the mscL gene encoding large-conductance mechanosensitive channel protein MscL — MLREFKNFILRGNVLDLAVGVIIGSAFTGLVTSLVNNLINALIGMFVQSTALANFYFYIDKIKFTYGAFLNDTINFVITAFVVFIIIKFVNRLIPHKEKEKQENQNKELDTLIEIRDLLKIKSK; from the coding sequence ATGTTAAGAGAATTTAAAAATTTTATTCTACGAGGAAATGTATTAGACTTAGCAGTTGGGGTAATTATTGGGTCCGCATTTACTGGATTAGTAACTTCTTTGGTTAATAATCTCATTAACGCCTTAATAGGAATGTTTGTTCAAAGTACAGCCTTGGCTAACTTCTACTTTTATATTGATAAAATAAAATTCACTTATGGAGCCTTTTTAAATGATACCATTAACTTTGTTATTACTGCATTTGTTGTTTTCATAATAATAAAGTTTGTTAACAGATTAATTCCACATAAAGAGAAAGAAAAGCAAGAAAATCAAAATAAAGAATTGGACACTCTGATTGAGATACGTGACTTATTAAAAATAAAATCTAAGTAA
- a CDS encoding putative holin-like toxin has translation MFVEFMNGSLIGGGAYDYFVGKPSQNMKGENFLTVFQALSLMIAFATLMILVINTSNKK, from the coding sequence ATGTTTGTAGAGTTTATGAACGGTAGCCTGATTGGAGGTGGTGCTTATGATTATTTCGTGGGCAAACCCTCACAAAACATGAAAGGCGAAAATTTTTTGACTGTATTTCAGGCATTGAGTCTCATGATTGCTTTTGCGACCTTGATGATTCTTGTGATAAATACAAGTAATAAAAAATGA
- a CDS encoding aminoglycoside N(3)-acetyltransferase → MAPTIDGKPILTQKNIVDILTELDIKRGDTVLVHSSLKSLGYVIGGAEAVINAIIDRVGEKGTIIMPTQTIEMSDPSTWLYPPVAPEFWDIIRKALLPYNKDTTPVSKGIGVIPETFRKFNGVIRTSHPLYSFAIWGELARYLNTQELDYGLGKHSPLGKLYLKNNNAKIVLIGTDFESNTSIHLAEHYLNRKTIIQSSYVLKNLKKSRVIFKDIPLDIYDDFLEFQRYFESKNEINRRKIYKGYLSVYNFRDVVEQAIEYYKLKDFIEGNNRSSQ, encoded by the coding sequence ATGGCACCAACTATTGATGGAAAACCAATTTTAACCCAAAAAAACATTGTAGATATACTTACAGAGTTAGATATTAAACGTGGCGATACTGTACTTGTACATTCCTCATTGAAATCCTTAGGGTATGTTATTGGGGGTGCAGAAGCAGTAATAAATGCCATTATAGACAGGGTGGGAGAAAAAGGGACAATTATAATGCCTACTCAGACCATTGAGATGAGTGATCCAAGCACATGGTTGTATCCTCCAGTAGCTCCTGAATTTTGGGACATTATTCGAAAAGCTCTCTTACCATACAACAAAGATACTACTCCTGTATCAAAAGGAATTGGAGTGATACCGGAAACTTTTAGAAAATTTAATGGTGTTATTAGAACTTCACATCCGCTATACTCTTTTGCAATTTGGGGTGAATTAGCGAGATACTTAAATACTCAAGAACTTGATTATGGATTAGGAAAGCACTCCCCATTAGGAAAATTGTATTTAAAAAATAATAATGCAAAAATAGTATTAATTGGGACAGATTTTGAGTCAAATACGTCAATACACTTAGCAGAACACTATTTAAATAGAAAAACAATAATCCAAAGTTCATATGTACTAAAAAATTTAAAGAAGAGCCGAGTTATTTTTAAGGATATTCCTTTAGATATTTATGATGATTTTTTAGAATTTCAAAGGTATTTTGAAAGTAAAAATGAGATTAATAGAAGGAAAATTTATAAAGGCTATTTATCTGTTTATAATTTTAGAGATGTAGTAGAACAGGCAATAGAGTATTATAAATTAAAAGATTTTATCGAAGGGAACAACAGAAGTAGTCAATAG
- the mobQ gene encoding MobQ family relaxase yields MAIYHFEAKVISRGKGQSAIASASYRSGEKLYSERYNKFNFYGRSVAPKTFILKPSNAPDWTLDRQKLWNEVEKIEKSKNAQLARDFILALPSELNEEEQEELLLNYCQENFVNHGMVADIAIHRDKDGNPHAHIMTTNRPFKENGDWGTRQKKVYHYDEQGNKIYDKEKKTYQCSTEKTTDWDSKERLKQWRENWAIAINDSLEKKGLNITVTDKSFKEQGKKELPTKHLGSYAHQLELKGLPSENGDINREIKKYNQLLYKQEQLEKENEEKNQTNPFTRHFTPKEKRILSDLSKELNVFISFEKLEDKKRMLNNWKNSALAKQAMTNGQEQEPILSKIKDQKEAVEQAEILLNKEAQRFISAHYPKVNTNALSPYMARELVDKTIHNEQLFDLKETEQILFKSQQQELSHNLSLLLKDPYISVRVMKEKLNKQEAILKTFCAKHDIQLENKESVARQSDEVKKAFQGIIQPLARYEMAIKAVHYYHETTIKEHLPMIDRKQLNGLQKEQLCNAILYFGDQLEEKVVIDVLNDRQPMKYDTATKERLLTGLLEEGHTHLSEIEKQFFENPSMKVMFFNECVQTKDFSQAGKQTLKAVFDKNYTNVKDELNKEKNVEEKNYYRNNTNNFNLLKGLGTNLLFTILRGESEPERLAHKPKKKKHKNDRGYSPRM; encoded by the coding sequence ATGGCTATTTATCATTTTGAAGCTAAAGTTATTTCAAGAGGGAAAGGACAGTCTGCAATTGCTAGCGCCTCTTATCGTAGTGGGGAAAAATTATACAGTGAACGCTATAACAAATTTAATTTCTATGGTCGAAGTGTTGCTCCTAAAACTTTTATTTTAAAACCAAGCAATGCACCGGACTGGACGTTAGACCGTCAAAAATTATGGAACGAAGTAGAAAAAATCGAAAAATCAAAAAATGCTCAACTAGCAAGAGATTTTATTTTAGCGTTGCCTTCTGAATTGAACGAAGAAGAACAAGAAGAACTCCTTTTAAACTATTGTCAAGAAAATTTTGTCAATCATGGCATGGTGGCTGATATTGCTATTCATAGAGATAAAGACGGTAATCCTCATGCTCATATTATGACAACAAACCGTCCATTTAAAGAAAACGGGGATTGGGGAACTCGTCAAAAAAAAGTTTATCACTATGATGAACAAGGCAACAAAATTTACGATAAAGAAAAGAAAACTTATCAATGCTCCACAGAAAAAACAACGGATTGGGATAGTAAAGAACGCTTAAAACAATGGCGTGAAAATTGGGCAATTGCGATTAATGACTCTTTAGAAAAAAAAGGATTAAACATAACCGTAACGGATAAAAGTTTTAAAGAACAAGGAAAGAAAGAACTCCCAACAAAACACCTTGGAAGCTATGCCCATCAACTTGAATTAAAAGGATTGCCTAGTGAAAACGGGGACATCAATAGAGAAATTAAAAAGTATAATCAACTCTTATACAAACAAGAACAACTAGAAAAAGAAAACGAAGAAAAGAACCAAACAAATCCGTTTACTCGTCATTTTACGCCCAAAGAAAAACGTATTTTATCTGACCTTTCTAAAGAACTTAACGTCTTTATTTCCTTTGAGAAATTGGAAGATAAAAAGCGTATGTTAAATAACTGGAAAAACTCTGCACTAGCTAAACAAGCGATGACGAATGGGCAAGAACAAGAACCGATTTTAAGTAAAATTAAAGACCAAAAAGAAGCGGTTGAACAAGCAGAAATTCTTTTAAATAAAGAAGCCCAACGGTTTATTTCTGCTCACTATCCAAAAGTCAATACAAACGCACTTAGTCCTTATATGGCAAGAGAATTAGTTGATAAAACCATTCATAATGAACAACTTTTTGACTTAAAAGAAACGGAACAAATTTTATTTAAAAGCCAACAACAGGAATTGTCACACAATCTATCCTTGCTTTTAAAAGACCCGTATATCAGTGTTCGTGTGATGAAAGAAAAACTGAATAAACAAGAAGCTATTCTTAAAACATTCTGTGCTAAACACGATATTCAGTTAGAGAATAAAGAAAGTGTTGCTCGTCAATCCGACGAAGTTAAAAAAGCTTTCCAAGGCATTATCCAACCCCTTGCTCGCTATGAAATGGCAATAAAAGCCGTTCATTATTACCATGAAACAACGATAAAAGAACACTTGCCAATGATTGACAGAAAGCAATTGAATGGACTACAAAAAGAGCAATTGTGCAATGCTATTCTCTATTTTGGCGACCAACTCGAAGAAAAAGTAGTGATTGATGTTTTGAATGATAGACAACCTATGAAGTACGATACCGCAACGAAAGAACGCTTGCTTACAGGTTTATTAGAAGAAGGACACACTCACTTATCAGAAATAGAAAAACAGTTCTTTGAAAATCCAAGCATGAAAGTTATGTTTTTCAATGAATGTGTTCAAACGAAAGATTTTAGTCAAGCAGGCAAGCAAACATTAAAAGCTGTGTTTGATAAAAACTATACGAATGTCAAAGATGAACTTAACAAAGAAAAAAATGTGGAAGAAAAAAACTACTACCGCAACAATACAAATAATTTCAATCTGCTCAAAGGACTAGGAACAAATCTACTCTTTACGATTTTACGAGGGGAAAGCGAACCTGAACGTCTCGCTCATAAACCGAAGAAGAAAAAGCATAAAAACGATAGAGGATACAGTCCAAGAATGTAA
- a CDS encoding RepB family plasmid replication initiator protein — MPIITEKQNNQKQVLTLNDLEKRKVVEHNSLITSIAKMDKTPLKMFELAVSCIDTENPPKDNTVYLSKTDLFAFFKVSDNDKHSRFKQAVEKMQKQAFFQIKEEQGKGFKFKSIVPIPYVEWTDYNDEVKIEFHREIMPYLINLKKNFTQHALSDIAELNSKYSIILYRWLSMNYNQYEHYSNKGGRRVEQVEAYRNPTISMEELRIMTDTVNEYKDFRNFEKRILKNSIEEITEHTSFNVTYDKIKKGRSIDSIVFHITKKRRADDNSYKLEDKTYKEVKIEKEQSEAILVKQAMESKYTRLLLENFLLSPYEMTDTTLMAGLQKNVYPKYDELKTLRGLEGVKKHLSYVREKQEPYSKGNIAKYLKKAIEQYLPTVKRQEL, encoded by the coding sequence ATGCCCATTATAACAGAAAAACAAAATAATCAAAAGCAGGTACTGACCTTGAATGACCTTGAAAAACGCAAAGTGGTAGAGCATAACAGCTTGATAACGTCTATTGCTAAAATGGATAAAACACCCTTGAAAATGTTTGAATTAGCGGTGTCGTGTATTGATACGGAGAACCCACCGAAAGACAATACCGTTTATCTCTCAAAGACTGACCTTTTCGCTTTCTTTAAAGTTTCCGACAATGATAAGCATAGTCGCTTTAAACAAGCGGTTGAGAAAATGCAAAAACAAGCTTTTTTTCAAATCAAAGAAGAACAAGGAAAGGGTTTTAAATTCAAAAGCATTGTGCCTATCCCTTACGTAGAATGGACGGATTATAACGACGAAGTAAAAATTGAATTTCATCGTGAAATTATGCCTTACTTAATCAATCTCAAAAAGAATTTTACCCAACACGCTTTATCAGATATAGCCGAACTCAATAGCAAGTACAGCATTATCTTGTATCGGTGGTTATCCATGAATTACAATCAATACGAGCATTACAGCAACAAGGGCGGGCGGAGAGTGGAGCAAGTGGAAGCCTACCGCAACCCCACCATTTCAATGGAAGAGTTACGAATTATGACAGATACAGTTAATGAGTATAAAGATTTTAGAAATTTTGAAAAAAGAATTTTAAAAAATTCTATTGAAGAAATTACAGAACATACCTCTTTTAACGTGACTTATGACAAGATTAAGAAAGGGCGTTCGATTGATTCTATCGTCTTTCATATTACGAAGAAACGCCGAGCAGACGATAACAGTTACAAGCTAGAGGATAAAACGTACAAGGAAGTGAAAATTGAAAAAGAACAAAGTGAAGCTATTTTAGTTAAGCAAGCAATGGAAAGTAAATATACAAGGTTATTATTGGAGAATTTCCTTTTATCGCCTTATGAAATGACAGATACAACACTTATGGCTGGCTTGCAAAAAAATGTTTATCCAAAGTATGACGAACTCAAAACATTACGAGGACTTGAGGGGGTCAAAAAGCACCTCTCATACGTTCGTGAGAAGCAAGAACCTTATTCAAAAGGGAACATTGCAAAGTATCTTAAAAAGGCAATTGAACAATACCTACCAACGGTTAAAAGGCAGGAACTTTAA
- a CDS encoding BRCT domain-containing protein, with the protein MLENEYFVFTGTLTTMTRKQAQAIISGLEGHNQSSVTKKTTRLVTGYFPIDLIKGYSPSRKLTEAEQAIELGQPLIIMSEKEFVDFLAQFFQLLSKGL; encoded by the coding sequence TTGTTAGAAAATGAATATTTCGTGTTCACTGGAACACTCACCACAATGACGAGAAAACAGGCGCAAGCTATTATTTCAGGGCTAGAAGGTCATAATCAAAGTAGTGTCACGAAAAAAACCACACGGCTGGTGACAGGCTATTTCCCCATTGATTTAATCAAGGGCTATTCCCCTTCTCGAAAACTGACAGAAGCAGAACAAGCGATTGAATTAGGACAGCCTTTGATTATCATGAGTGAAAAAGAGTTTGTGGACTTTTTAGCACAATTTTTCCAATTACTATCAAAAGGATTGTAA